CGTGCAGCTCCAGCTCTCGGAGCGGCACCCCGCGGCGGTGGCGGTGCGCCGCGCCTGGAGCCTGCCCCTGTCGGTGCGGTGCCAGCGGACCGTGCCGCTGGCGGGCGATGAGCCGCCCTGGGTCGTCACCGCCGGCTAGGGGCCGACCTCCGGGCACCAGCGGACGAGCTCCTCGCGGAGCGCCGCCAGCAGCGGCTCCCGGACCGTGCGCAGGAAGAAGTGCTTGCCGGGGAACCAGCGCAGCCGGAGCTCCTCCGTCGTCAGCTCGCCCCAGGCGTCGAGGCTCTCCTGGGTGACGTGCGGATCCTCCTCGCCCGACCAGGCCGAGATGGGGCAGCGCACCGGCGTGGCGGGCAGCAGGGTGTCCGCCACGGAGAAGTCGGCGCGCAGCGACGGCAGCACCATCTCCAACAGCTCCTTGTGGGCGAAGACCTCGGGGGGCGTGCCCTCGTAGCTGCGCAGCAGCTCGACGAAGTTCGCGTCATCCAGATCGTCCCGGGACGGACGGTCGCGGTGGGGCGCGCCGGCGGCGGCCATCACCAGCCCGAGCGGCAGGGGCGCGCCACGGGCCTGCCAGCGCTGCGTGAGCGCCAGTGCGATGCGCGTGCCCATGCTGTAGCCGAAGAAGACGAAGGGCTTGTCCAGCAGCGGCGCCAGGACCGGCTCCAGCGCGTCCAGCAGCGCGGGGATCCGCCGGAAGGGCTGCTCCAGGATGCGCCGCTCGCGGCCCGGCAGCTGCACGGCGCACACCTCCACGCTCGCCGGGAGCGCCGCTCCCCAGTTGTTGTAGATGGAGGCGCCTCCCCCCGCGTACGGGAAACAGAACACCCGCAGGCGGGTGTGGGGATTGGGCTGGCGAAGTGGGAACCAGGGATTCACGGGCGGGTTGGACGGTCGCATCATCTTTTTCGAGGCTGGATGGTTCCCATATCAGGGAATCCCGTCCGGTGGGGCCTCCGGACGCTTGGCGTGGATTTGCGGAGTGATCTCCGCACCTTCTGGGCCGAGGTAGGACCGGTGTGTGCAACAGCGGACGTGGAGCGCAATCCCGGGCATGCCGAGCGTGTGCTGCCGGACGGATCGATCCGGGGCTGGAAGGGGGGGACGCTCGTCTGTCCGCCCGCTTATGGGTATCGAATTTCTCATCATGAAAGATGAGGGGAGCGCGCCTGGGATGGAAGAGGGTACTCCGGCGCCGCCGGACCTGCCCTACCGCGAGCTGTTCCTGTCCGTCGTCGAGGAGCTGCCGGACGCGGTCTTCACCAAGGATCTGCAGGGGCGCTACACCTTCATCAACAAGGTGGGGGCGAGCTACCTGGGCCTGCCCGTGGAGCGGATCATCGGCCACAAGGACGGCGAGCTGATGACCGCCGAGGAGGCGCAGCGCACCCTGGAGTTCGATCGGCAGACGCTGCTGGCGGGGCGCACGCTCCACGCGGAGATGCACGAGCACATGGCGGGAGCCCATCGCGAGTGGCTCTCCACGAAGGGCGTGCTCCACCGGCCGGACGGGCAGGTGATGGGGCTGTTCGGCATCGCGAGGGATCTGTCGACGCACCGGCGCAACGAGGCGGTCCAGCGCCAGAGCGAGGCGCTCTTCCGGGCGGCGACCAGCAGCAGCTTCGACGCGTTCTTCATCGTCCGGGGCGAGCAGGAGCACCTGCGGCTGCTGCGCATCAACGCCCACGCCGAGTCCCTGCTGGGCTGCGAGGCGCGTCAGGCCGAGGGACGCCTGTTGTCCGACTTTCCGCACGCGGCCTTCATCGCGCCTCGGGCCCTGTGCGAGCAGCTCTGGCGGACCGGTCAGAACCATGACGACGAGGTGGATCAGGTTCGGCCGGGACAGGGCCGCCGCTGGTTCCGCCGCCAGCTGAGCGCGGTGGGCGACTGCCTGGCCATCACCATGCGCGACATCACCGAGCAGCGCGAGAACGAGCTGCGCCTGCGGCTCAACGAGCGCATGGCCTCCATCGGGATGCTCGCCGCGGGGGTGGCGCACGAGATCAACAACCCGCTGGCGTTCGTCTCCAGCAACCTGGGCTTCATCGCCACCGAGCTGCGCCGGCTGGCGCTGCCGGAGGAGGAGCTGCGCGAGCTGCTGGAGGCCCTCACCGAGGCGCGCGAGGGCACCGAGCGCATGCGGCTCATCGTGGAGAGCCTCCGGGCGCTGTCGCGGGGAGATCAGACGACCACGCACCCGTTGGATCTGCACGAGGTGCTGGAGAACTCGGTGCACCTGGCCTGGGGCCGGCTGCGCAGCCGGGGGCGGCTGGTGCGCGACTACGGGGAGCTACCCCAGGTGCTCGGCAACTCCGTGCAGCTGGCGCAGGTCTTCACCAACCTGCTCATCAACGCGGCGCACGCGCTGCCCAGGTCGGGCGGGGAGATCCGGCTGGTGACGCGCATGCAGGGCACCTCCCAGGCGGTGGTGGAGGTGCACGACAACGGCTGCGGCATCCCCGCCGAGAACCTCGAGCGCATCTTCGAGCCCTTCTTCACCACCAAGCCCGTGGGCGAGGGCACGGGCCTGGGGTTGTCCATCAGCCACGACATCCTCCGCGGACTCGGAGGCAGCATGTCCGTGGAGAGCGTGGTGGGGGAGGGGAGCACCTTCCGCGTCTTCCTGCCCGTGGTGGACGAGGCGCACGACGAGGGTGATGAGGACACGCGCCCCGAGGACGGCGCCCACCTCCAGCACTCCGCGGCCTAGGCGCGCGCCATCTTCTGGCGGAGGCTGAGCGGGCGCATGTCCGTCCACACCTCCTTGATGTACGCGAGGCACTCGTCCTTCGAGCCCTGCTTGCCCGCGTCCTTCCAGCCCAGCGCGTTCTCCCGGTCCGCGGGCCAGATCGAATACTGCTCCTCGTGGTTCACCACGACCTTGTAGGCGACGGTGTCCTGCTGCTCGCTCATCTCGTGCTCCTGAATCAGTGCGCCGCCATGGGCGGGCGCCACCTCTTACCAGCCGCCGCCATGCATCGGCCAGGGGCCTTGATGACGCACGGGGCCACTCTCCGGCCGTGCCTCGAACACACCCCGGGCTGCTTGCCAGTTGGGCGTGAAACATGGGAAGAACCAACTGCTTTAAAGGAAAGCAGTTAATTCTTGATTGGCTGTTTCTTCCGGACTTTGAGAGTCCGCGAATTCTGGATCGAGGATGGGTTCCGCATCACGACAGGAGCAGTCAGGGGGGGCTTCGGAGCCCAGGACGTCCAGGCGGTTGGTGGTCGACGACATCCGCACCTTCCGGGCGTTCCTCACCACCGAGGCGCGGCGGGGCACGTTCGAGGCCCTGCACCAGCCGAGCCCGAGGCACGCGGCGCGGGATCTGGTGGAGACGTGGACGCTCATCTTCGCCGCCTGGGCGCTGTGCTTCTACGTCTCGCCGCTGTGGACGCCGCTGGCGCTGATCGTCATCGGCTCGCGGCAGCGCGCGCTGGGCAACCGCCTGCACGATGCGTCCCACGGCAACATGCTGCGCGGCAAGAAGGCCAACCAATGGGTCGCCTCGCTGCTGTGCGCGCTGCCGATCTTCGAGGACTACGAGCTGTACCGGCTCGAGCACCTGCAGCACCACGCCTACCTCGGCACGCCGGGGAGGGATCCGGACTTCCTGGAACTGCCCGCGCAGGGAGAGGAGTCACCGCGGAGCGCCTGGCGGGTGTATCTCTCGTTCGCGCTCAATCCGAGAATGTGGCGGGACTCGGTGCTGACGACGCTGCCCCGCGTGGGCGCGGTGCAGCGGCTGCGTGTGCTCGCCTGGTGGACGGTCATGCTCGGCGTGCTCGCGCTGCTGGCGGGGCCTCGAGGTGCGCTGGTGTTCGCCGCGCTGTGGCTGGCCTCGAAGGCCACCGTCTACCATCTCATCAAAGTATTCGCGGAGATCTCCGATCACGTGGGCCTCGTTCCAGGCACCATCCTCGGCTACACTCGGAACCTCCCGAACAACTGGCTGTCCTTCTTCTTGCACCCGCATCACGACAACTACCACCTGACCCACCACCTCTTCCCTCGCATCCCGCTGGCACACCTGCCCCGGATGCACGGGTTGTTGATGGACGTGGACCTCTACGCACAGGCCCACCAGTGCGAGCGCTACTTCCTCGGAGAGTCCTCGGTGGTGCGCAGCTGGCTCCAACCCAAGCCAGGGCCCATGGCCGCCGTCCCGGTGGTGTCGTGAGCCTCGTGACTCCCATGTGGGTGCCGGAACTCTGAGTGGCGCCGTGCCCGTGTCGACTTCCGACGCGCCCGCGCCCCCCCTCGTCTTCTCTTCGCGGAAACCACCATGTCCGAAGTGACTTCGTCCTCGCGTGAGCCGCGCGCCTCCCTTGCCTCGCCCTCGGGCGAGGAGTCCCTCCATCCGCTCGGCCACGCCCAGCAGCGCATCTGGCTCACCGAGCAGTTCCACCCCGGGACGCCCATCGCCAACCTCGCCGGCCTGCTCACCGTGCGCGGTCCGGTGCGCATGGAGCTGCTCGAGGAGGCGCTGTACCGCTTCGCCCAGGGCACCGAGTCCCTCCACCTGGAGTTCGTCGTGCGCGGAGGGCAGGTGTACCAGCGGCGCTCGTCGCGGCCCGTACCCCGCCCGGAGGTGGTGGACTTCTCCGGCGAGGCCGATCCGAAGGCCGCCGCGGAGCGCTGGTGCTCCGAGCGGACGCGGGTGCCCTTCGCCCACTTCGATGGACCGCTCTTCCGCCTCGCGGCGGTGAAGCTCGGCGGGGGCCAGGGGGGCTACTACGCCTGCCTGCACCACCTGATCGGCGATGGCTTCTCGCTCGGCCTGCTGGTCCGCTCCGTCAACCGCATCTACGAGACGCTCCTGGCGGGGAAGGCGCCGGACGCGGCGGTGGGTGGCTCCTACGTGCGGTACCTGGAGCGCGAGCGGGCATATCTGGGCTCGCCCGAGGCCGAGGAGGAGCGGCGCCGCTGGCACGAGCGGCTCGCGGGCCTGGACGAGCCGGCGCTGCTGCGCGCGGCGGGCTCGCCGCTGGATGGCACCCGCGCGGTGCGGCACACCGTGGTGCTGGACGAGGCCACCACCGAGGCCGTGGGCCAGGTGGCCGCGCGCTCCGGGAGCACGGTGGCGCGCTTCTTCGCCGCGCTCACCGGCCTCTTCGTGTCCAAGGTGACGGGCCGGCGGGACGTGTGCCTGGGGACGTTCGTCCACGGCCGCGGCGTCCGGGAAGACCTGGTGACGTGCGGGATGATGGTCGGCACCGTGCCGCTGCGCTTCCAGGTGGAGGGCGGAGCGCCGTTCGACCAGGTGCTGCGCGGGGTGGGCTCCGCCCAGCATCAGGCGCTCAAGCTGTCACGCTACCCGTTCGATCTGCTCGCGCAGCAGCTCCGGGCCGGCGGGCTCGACGGGTCGCCGCTCTTCGACGTGCTCGTGTCCTTCCAGAATGGCCGCTTCGATGCCCGGTTCGACGGGCACCCGGTGGACATCTCCTGGTTCTCCAACGGCCATGAGACGCACGCGCTCGCGGTGCACGTGAACGACCGCATCGGGCAGGGGCGGCTCACGATCGACATGGACTTCCGCGAGAGCGCCTTCCCGGAGGAGATGCCGGCGGTGCTCGCGGAGAGCTTCCGGCACCTGTTGGACGAGGTGCTCGCCGGAGCGGGCGGGACCGAGGAGCGTCCGGTGTCGCGGCTGTCCGTGGTGAGCCCGCGCCAGTCCGAGCGGCTGGCCTCGTGGAACCCCGGGCCCCGGCCGTTCCCCCGCGAGGACAACGTGGCCGAGCTGCTCGCGCGGCGGGCCGCCGAGGTGCCCTCGCGGGTGGCGGTGCGCGCGGGCGCCGAGCGCCTCACGTATGGCGAGCTGGATGCACGGGCTCGCGCGGTGGCGGAGGCGCTGGTGGCGCGTGGCGCCGGACCGGGCGGCGTGGTGGGGCTGATGACGGCCCGCTCGGCGGACCTGCTGGTGGGACTGCTCGGCATCCTGAAGGCCGGGGCCGCGTACCTGCCGTTCGATTCGCACCAGCCTCGGGAGCGGCTCGCGCTGCTGGCCCGTGACGCGGGCGTGCGCCTCGTGGTGGCCGATGCCCGGCACGCGGAGCTCGCGGGCGGGCTCGGCGCGGACGTGGTGCGCGTGGACGGTGTGGCTCCCTCGGCGGCGGCCCCGGTGGCCTCTCCGGCGCGGCCCGAGGACGTGGCCTATGTCCTCTATACCTCCGGCTCCACGGGCAAGCCCAAGGGCGTCCAGGTGCCGCACCGCGCCCTGGCCAACTTCCTCGCGGCCATGGTCGAGGCTCTGCCCCTGGAGGGCGAGGGCCTCCGCTTCCTCTGCACCACCACCGTCACCTTCGACATCTTTGGCCTGGAGACGTGGCTGCCCCTGTGGCTCGGCCACGAGGTGGTGTTGGCGGACGAGGAGACGCAGCGCTCGCCGGATCGGCTCGGCGCGCTCATCCGCGAGAGCGGTTGCCACCTGGTGCAGCTCACGCCCTCGCGCTTGCAACTGCTGATGGAGGAGCCGGTGGGCCGCGAGGCGCTCGCGGGCGTGCGGCTGGTGCTCGTCGGCGGCGAGCCGATGCCGGCCCACCTGCTCGCGCGCCTGCGGGAAGTGACGCGCGCGCGCATCTTCAACATGTACGGCCCCACCGAGACCACCATCTGGTCCACGGTGAGCGAGCTCACGCACAAGACGCGGGTGGACGTGGGTCGGCCCGTGCTCAACACGCAGGTGCTGGTGCTGGGCCCGGACGGTGAGCTGCTGCCCCCCGGCGTGGCGGGCGAGCTGTGCATCGCCGGCGAGGGCCTCGCGCGTGGCTACCTGGGCCGCCCGGACCTCACCGCCGAGCGCTTCGTCGCCTCGCCCCTGGCGCGCGGCGAGCGGGTGTACCGCACCGGAGACCGTGCGCGCTGGCTGCCCACGGGCGAGTTGGAGCACCACGGCCGCATCGACCTGCAGGTGAAGCTGCGCGGCCACCGGATCGAACCGGGGGAGATCGAGGCGCAGCTCGTCACCTCGGGGCTCGCCTCGGCGGCGGCGGTGGTGGTGCGCAATGAGCCGAGCGTGGGCGCCGTGCTGGCCGCCTTCTACGTGCCCACCCAGGACTCGCGCTCGCCTCGCGAGGTGTTGCTCCAGACGCTGCCGGACTACATGGTGCCGGCGTACTTCGTGAAGCTGTCCGCGCTGCCCTCACTGCCGAGCGGCAAGGTGGACCGCAACGCGCTGGTGCTCGTCACCGGACAGGGCGGCTTCGACCGCGACGTGGTCCCGCCCTCCACGGAGACCGAGCGCTGGCTGCTCGCGCTCTTCGGGCAGGTGCTGGGCGTGGAGCGGCTCGGGGTGACGGATGGCTTCTTCGAGCTGGGCGGGCACTCGCTGCTTGCGGTGCAGCTCGTCCACCGCGTGGCCGAGGCCTTCGGACGGAGGCTGTCGCTCGCGGACGTCTTCCACTCGCCCACCGTGCGCGCCCTCGCCGCGCGCCTGGAGTCCGCCGCGAGTGCCCAGGCCCCGCTGCCCCGGGTGGCCGATGCGTCGCATTACCCGGCCTCGCCCGCGCAGCGTCAGCTCTTCATCGCGCAGGAGCAGGGTGGGGCAGGGGACACGCGCTACCACATGACCGGTGCGCTGGCCCTCTCGGGGCCGCTGGACGTGGCGCGGCTGGAGAGCGCCCTGCGGACGCTGGTGCAGCGGCACGAGGCGTTCCGTACCTCCTTCGCCTTCGTGGAGGGCGAGGTGGTGCAGCGCGTGGCGCCGTCCGTCCCGTTCTCGCTCGAGCGGCCCGCCGCCGGGGGCGAGCTGCCGGAACTGGCCCGCCGCTTCGTCCGCCCGTTCGACCTGGGCTCGGCGCCGCTGTTCCGCGCGGGCCTCGTGGAGCGCGAGGGCGCGCCCGCGCTCCTGCTGGTGGACCTGCACCACATCATCTCCGATGCGAGCTCCGTGGAGCGCGTGCTCGCGGAGCTGGTGGCGCTGTATGAAGGCAAGGAGCTGCCGGCTCCTGGCCCGCGCCCGAGGGACTTCGCGTCCTGGCAGCTCTCGCGCTTGGAGACGCCGGAGCTGGTGGCCCACGGCGAGTACTGGAAGGGCGTCTTCGCCGAGCCTCCTCCTCCCCTGGATCTCCCCGCGGATGGGGCTCGCACGGCCCATGCCTCGCTCGATGCGGGCGTGCACGCGGTGACGCTCGCGCCCGAGCTCACCGAGCGCGTGCGCGACCTGTGCCGCCGTCAGTCCACCACGCTGTTCAACGGGCTGCTCACCGCGTTCAACCTGCTCCTGTCGCGCCACGGTGCGACGCGGGACGTGGTGGTGGGCACGCCGGTGCTCGGTCGCAACCACCCCGAGCTGCGCGAGGCCGTGGGCTTCCTGGTGGACACCGTCGCGCTGCGCAACCCGGTCCGCGAGGAGCTGTCCGTCGAGGCCTTCCTCGGCCAGGTGTCGCGCCACACGGCGGAGGCCCTGGAGCACCAGGAGTTCCCCTTCGCCCGGCTCGTGGAGGTGCTGCACGCGCGGGGGGCGCTGGCCCGTGGCTCGCTCTTCGACGTGCTCTTCAGCCTGGAGGAGGCCGGGCCGGCGGTGCTGGCCTGTGAGTCCGGCCTCCGCCTGGAGCGCCTGGAGCCGCCCCTCCCGACTTCGAAGGTCGAGCTGACGCTCACCGCCCAGGTGCGCGAGGGTGGTGCCCTGCGCCTGGAGTGGAGCTATCGCACGGCGCTCTTCTCGCCCGAGCGCATCGCGCGGATGGCCCAGCGCTACGTCCGCCTGCTGGAGGCCATGGTGGCGCGGCCCGGCGCGGCGCTGCGCGACCTGCCGATGT
This is a stretch of genomic DNA from Archangium violaceum. It encodes these proteins:
- a CDS encoding thioesterase II family protein: MNPWFPLRQPNPHTRLRVFCFPYAGGGASIYNNWGAALPASVEVCAVQLPGRERRILEQPFRRIPALLDALEPVLAPLLDKPFVFFGYSMGTRIALALTQRWQARGAPLPLGLVMAAAGAPHRDRPSRDDLDDANFVELLRSYEGTPPEVFAHKELLEMVLPSLRADFSVADTLLPATPVRCPISAWSGEEDPHVTQESLDAWGELTTEELRLRWFPGKHFFLRTVREPLLAALREELVRWCPEVGP
- a CDS encoding PAS domain-containing sensor histidine kinase, giving the protein MEEGTPAPPDLPYRELFLSVVEELPDAVFTKDLQGRYTFINKVGASYLGLPVERIIGHKDGELMTAEEAQRTLEFDRQTLLAGRTLHAEMHEHMAGAHREWLSTKGVLHRPDGQVMGLFGIARDLSTHRRNEAVQRQSEALFRAATSSSFDAFFIVRGEQEHLRLLRINAHAESLLGCEARQAEGRLLSDFPHAAFIAPRALCEQLWRTGQNHDDEVDQVRPGQGRRWFRRQLSAVGDCLAITMRDITEQRENELRLRLNERMASIGMLAAGVAHEINNPLAFVSSNLGFIATELRRLALPEEELRELLEALTEAREGTERMRLIVESLRALSRGDQTTTHPLDLHEVLENSVHLAWGRLRSRGRLVRDYGELPQVLGNSVQLAQVFTNLLINAAHALPRSGGEIRLVTRMQGTSQAVVEVHDNGCGIPAENLERIFEPFFTTKPVGEGTGLGLSISHDILRGLGGSMSVESVVGEGSTFRVFLPVVDEAHDEGDEDTRPEDGAHLQHSAA
- a CDS encoding MbtH family protein, with translation MSEQQDTVAYKVVVNHEEQYSIWPADRENALGWKDAGKQGSKDECLAYIKEVWTDMRPLSLRQKMARA
- a CDS encoding fatty acid desaturase family protein, with the protein product MVDDIRTFRAFLTTEARRGTFEALHQPSPRHAARDLVETWTLIFAAWALCFYVSPLWTPLALIVIGSRQRALGNRLHDASHGNMLRGKKANQWVASLLCALPIFEDYELYRLEHLQHHAYLGTPGRDPDFLELPAQGEESPRSAWRVYLSFALNPRMWRDSVLTTLPRVGAVQRLRVLAWWTVMLGVLALLAGPRGALVFAALWLASKATVYHLIKVFAEISDHVGLVPGTILGYTRNLPNNWLSFFLHPHHDNYHLTHHLFPRIPLAHLPRMHGLLMDVDLYAQAHQCERYFLGESSVVRSWLQPKPGPMAAVPVVS